A window of the Pristiophorus japonicus isolate sPriJap1 chromosome 13, sPriJap1.hap1, whole genome shotgun sequence genome harbors these coding sequences:
- the sall1a gene encoding sal-like protein 1a, producing MSRRKQAKPQHIKSDQDIALSAENGASREGQEERVTKNGDAHVCGRCCAEFFELPDFLHHKKNCTKKQLVLIVNENSTAPSETSSPRSPDNPVEEANDKINNTSQADCSDLVEHKKLDQEESMEVDTSSITSNSNVSSSNSNNNSNTSSNYPTMGTSAVTTPLPHIGDLTALGNFSMLNSNVIIENLQSTKVAVAQFSQETRSNSASNSKVAVPALMEQLLALQQQQIHQLQLIEQIRHQIILLASQNAEIPPPVNSSQGTLGTVVNPLTTLSSHLSQQLAAAAGLAQSLASQSASINGGKQLHLPQSNPGNTVAQPGSSSPKLNTSSLPSTIQPSESVSTNTINGSQLISPSVSTVSTPALGISSLLRPASVLSSSLLPQSSTSTSVFSNPLSSIETTSGNLASLTALANQRKGKPPNVVIFETKNSSDEAFFKHKCRFCAKVFGSDSALQIHLRSHTGERPYKCNICGNRFSTKGNLKVHFQRHREKYPHIHMNPYPVPEHLDNVPTNTGIPYGMSIPPEKPITSWLDSKPVLPTLTTSVGLPLPSTISGLSAIIKSEECQSISVNQSSCSPPGSVKSDLGATEPSIKNANDLDEVEESVSPTSNGKLDENTQSINSVTSLAVPVSSSASDSGLSTTSAFTSPLLPLMSDQFKSKFPFGGLLDSLQASETSKLQQLVENIDRKMTDPNQCVICHRVLSCHSALKMHYRTHTGERPFKCKVCGRAFTTKGNLKTHYGVHRAMPPLRVQHSCPICQKKFTNAVVLQQHIRMHMGGQIPNTPVADNYPESMESDTASFEDKNFDDIDDYSDENMEDCPDSSVPDTPKSAEVSQGSLSPLPSEMSSIAALENQMKMINAGLVEQLQASLGSGENGSADGDQMTSDSFSIIGDLESQSAGSPAISESTSSMQAPSPTNSIADSRRSKSPGCEERQHRTLLSDLSNSVSPATTNGGALDLTSSNAERIIKDDTLSMLFPSRDRGKLRNTSCDICGKAFACQSALDIHYRSHTKERPYICTACNRGFSTKGNLKQHMLTHQMRDLPSELFEPNNSNVGPNQSSSNVAANSLTSLIKTEVNGFMHGCSQDCKDPPASLISSGPLSASAISPVLPIPQRRTPKQHYCTACGKTFSSSSALQIHERTHTGEKPFACTICGRAFTTKGNLKVHMGTHMWNSAPARRGRRLSVDGPMAFLGGNPIKFTEMLQKDLAVRARDGDPSSFWNQYAAALTNGLAMKTNEISVIQNGGLPPNPASLGNGGSSPISGLTGSMEKLHSTEPSAPLAGLEKMSATENGTNHRFTRLVEDNKEIVSN from the exons ATGTCGCGTCGGAAGCAGGCGAAGCCGCAACACATCAAGTCGGACCAGGATATAGCATTATCCGCAGAGAATG GAGCTTCACGAGAAGGGCAAGAAGAACGAGTCACTAAGAATGGGGATGCTCATGTCTGTGGCCGATGTTGTGCTGAGTTCTTTGAACTGCCCGATTTCCTTCATCACAAAAAAAATTGCACTAAGAAACAATTGGTTCTGATTGTAAATGAAAATTCAACAGCTCCTTCAGAAACCTCCTCTCCAAGATCTCCTGATAACCCTGTTGAAGAAGCAAATGACAAAATTAATAACACAAGTCAAGCAGACTGCAGTGACCTTGTAGAGCATAAAAAACTTGACCAGGAAGAATCCATGGAGGTAGACACTTCCAGCATCACTAGCAACAGTAACGTTAGCAGTTCTAACAGTAATAACAACAGTAATACAAGTAGTAATTATCCCACAATGGGTACCTCAGCTGTCACAACACCTCTACCTCATATAGGTGATCTAACAGCTCTGGGAAATTTCTCAATGTTAAACAGTAATGTGATCATTGAAAATCTTCAAAGTACTAAAGTGGCAGTAGCCCAGTTCTCCCAGGAAACAAGATCTAATAGTGCATCAAACAGTAAAGTTGCTGTTCCAGCACTTATGGAACAACTACTGGCTTTGCAGCAACAACAGATCCATCAGTTACAGCTTATTGAACAAATCCGTCACCAGATAATCTTATTGGCTTCCCAAAATGCAGAAATTCCACCACCAGTTAACTCTTCCCAAGGTACTTTAGGAACTGTTGTTAATCCATTAACTACACTTAGTTCACATCTATCTCAGCAGCTTGCTGCTGCAGCTGGGCTAGCACAGAGCCTTGCCAGCCAATCTGCCAGCATAAATGGTGGAAAGCAACTTCATCTACCTCAGAGCAACCCTGGAAACACCGTAGCTCAGCCTGGCAGTAGTTCTCCAAAATTAAACACATCCTCATTGCCTAGTACCATACAGCCCTCTGAAAGTGTATCTACAAATACCATCAATGGTTCTCAGTTGATCAGTCCTTCAGTATCTACAGTGTCCACACCAGCTCTTGGAATTAGCAGTTTACTAAGGCCTGCATCCGTTTTGTCCAGCTCACTGCTACCTCAGTCCTCCACATCCACTTCTGTGTTTTCTAACCCTCTCTCGAGCATTGAAACAACTTCAGGAAACCTTGCCTCACTGACAGCTCTGGCAAATCAAAGGAAAGGCAAGCCACCAAATGTGGTAATATTTGAGACTAAAAACAGCTCTGATGAGGCTTTCTTTAAACACAAGTGCAGGTTCTGTGCTAAAGTGTTTGGAAGTGACAGTGCCTTGCAGATTCATTTGCGCTCTCATACTGGCGAGAGACCTTATAAATGTAACATTTGTGGTAACAGATTCTCCACGAAAGGAAATTTGAAGGTTCACTTTCAGAGGCACAGAGAGAAATACCCCCATATTCATATGAACCCCTATCCAGTTCCAGAACATTTAGACAACGTTCCAACAAATACAGGTATTCCATATGGAATGTCTATACCACCTGAAAAACCTATAACAAGTTGGCTGGatagtaagcctgtattacctaCATTGACCACATCTGTGGGCCTGCCACTCCCATCAACTATATCAGGTTTGTCTGCTATTATCAAATCAGAGGAGTGTCAGTCTATCTCAGTTAATCAGTCTTCTTGCAGCCCGCCTGGTTCAGTTAAGAGTGACTTGGGAGCAACAGAGCCCTCCATTAAAAAtgctaatgatttggatgaagtggAAGAAAGTGTTTCACCTACCTCAAATGGTAAATTAGATGAAAACACACAATctattaattctgtcaccagcttggCTGTCCCTGTCAGCTCGAGTGCATCTGATTCAGGTCTAAGTACTACTTCTGCTTTTACAAGCCCACTTTTACCACTCATGTCAGACCAGTTTAAGTCAAAGTTTCCATTTGGAGGTCTCTTAGATTCTTTACaggcatcagaaacttcgaaattgcAACAGCTGGTAGAAAATATTGACAGGAAGATGACGGACCCCAACCAATGTGTCATTTGCCATCGAGTTCTTAGTTGCCATAGTGCACTGAAGATGCATTATCGTACACATACTGGTGAGAGGCCCTTCAAATGTAAAGTCTGTGGTCGAGCATTCACCACTAAGGGAAACCTGAAGACCCATTATGGTGTTCATCGTGCCATGCCACCACTCAGAGTTCAACATTCTTGTCCGATCTGCCAGAAGAAATTCACAAATGCTGTTGTATTGCAACAGCACATTAGAATGCATATGGGAGGCCAGATTCCTAATACTCCTGTTGCTGACAACTATCCTGAATCTATGGAATCTGACACAGCTTCATTTGAAGACAAAAATTTTGATGATATAGATGACTACTCAGATGAGAATATGGAAGATTGTCCGGATAGTAGTGTACCAGACACACCCAAATCTGCAGAGGTGTCTCAAGGCAGTTTATCTCCATTGCCATCAGAAATGTCCAGTATTGCAGCTCTTGAGAATCAAATGAAAATGATTAATGCTGGTCTTGTTGAGCAACTTCAAGCAAGCCTCGGGTCAGGTGAGAATGGATCCGCTGATGGAGACCAAATGACTAGTGACTCTTTTTCAATAATCGGGGATTTGGAGAGCCAAAGTGCTGGAAGTCCTGCCATTTCAGAATCTACCTCTTCCATGCAGGCTCCATCCCCAACCAACAGCATCGCAGATAGTCGTAGGTCAAAGTCACCGGGCTGTGAAGAGAGACAGCACAGAACTTTACTATCAGATTTATCTAATTCAGTGTCTCCAGCAACTACCAATGGTGGTGCCTTGGACCTGACTTCCAGTAATGCAGAACGAATAATTAAAGATGATACTTTAAGCATGCTGTTTCCTAGTCGAGATCGGGGTAAGTTAAGGAACACATCTTGTGATATCTGTGGCAAAGCATTTGCTTGTCAGAGTGCCTTGGACATTCATTACAGAAGCCATACCAAAGAGCGTCCATATATTTGCACAGCATGCAATCGTGGCTTTTCCACTAAGGGTAATTTGAAGCAGCACATGTTGACACATCAGATGCGGGACCTTCCATCTGAGCTGTTTGAACCCAACAATTCTAATGTAGGTCCTAATCAGAGCTCTTCAAATGTGGCTGCCAACAGTTTGACATCCTTAATCAAAACTGAGGTCAATGGTTTCATGCATGGGTGTTCCCAGGACTGTAAAGATCCACCTGCTAGCCTTATTTCATCAGGGCCTTTGTCTGCATCTGCTATCTCGCCTGTCCTACCAATACCACAAAGAAGAACTCCAAAACAGCATTACTGCACAGCATGTgggaaaacattctcctcatccagCGCTCTGCAGATACATGAGAGAACACATACTGGAGAAAAACCATTCGCCTGTACTATATGCGGAAGAGCTTTTACCACCAAAGGCAACCTGAAG GTTCATATGGGGACACACATGTGGAACAGTGCCCCGGCCAGGCGAGGGCGGCGTCTTTCAGTTGATGGTCCCATGGCATTCCTGGGCGGGAATCCTATTAAATTCACAGAAATGCTTCAGAAGGATTTGGCTGTTAGGGCTCGCGATGGAGACCCTTCTTCATTTTGGAACCAATATGCAGCGGCTCTAACGAATGGCTTAGCAATGAAGACCAATGAGATTTCAGTGATTCAGAACGGTGGTCTTCCTCCAAACCCTGCTAGTCTGGGCAATGGTGGCAGCTCACCCATCAGCGGTTTAACGGGAAGCATGGAGAAGCTTCACAGTACTGAACCCAGTGCGCCTCTAGCTGGTCTGGAGAAAATGTCAGCCACTGAAAATGGAACGAACCATAGATTCACCCGCTTGGTGGAAGACAACAAAGAAATTGTATCAAACTAA